The DNA window GCCAAGCGCCCAGCATGGTCTCGCCCGAAATGTCTGCTTTCCGCAGCGCTTCGTTACTCCGTGAAGCCTTCGCGCTGATTGCGATGATTGTCATGATTTGGTCCCCGTCAGTCACCAGATCGCCCCCAAGCGACCTTCCGTGAGACCAGAAGTGCGGCTGTTATGGTCAAAAATTAGTTAACGCCGCTTGCACTTTGTCGCGGCACGGCTTTTGCCCCCACTTCATTCCCAAACCCGCTTGTGCGCTCTCAGGGCCTTGCCTATAGGGCGCGCATTGCTTCAGCTTGCTGGGACCAAGTGAGCCAATGAAAAAATTCAGGGCGTCAGGACGCGAAGGTCTTCCCAGCGGCTCACGGGATGAGACACCTTGATGCCAATTTCCGCGTCTGACGACATCGACGTCCTCGAAAAGGCCAAGCGCCTTCTGGCTCCGGACTATGTCCCGAGCGAGGACGAGGAATATATGAATGAACGCCAGCAGACCTATTTCCGGATGCTGTTGCTCGAATGGAAGCGTTCCATCCACTCCGCCGCCGGGCAAACGCTGCAATCCTTGCAGGATGGCCCGATCCGCGAAGCCGACCTCACCGACCGCGCCTCGAGCGAAACGGACTGGGGCATCGAACTGCGCACCCGTGATCGTCAGCGCAAGTTGGTCGCCAAGATCGACTCCGCGCTGCGCCGGATCGATTCGGGCGACTACGGCTATTGCGAAGTCACCGGCGATCCGATCGGGCTGCGCCGGCTGATCGCCCGGCCGGTCGCGACCATGACGGTTGAGGCGCAGGAAGCGCACGAACGCCGCGAAAAGATCTCGCGCGACGATTGAGCGGTAATCTCCTTTTGGAACCTTGTGCCGCGCTGGGACGCCTCAGCACAAGCCACGGTTCTCAGGGCAGATTTTTACCTCGCGTTAACCGCGAATGCCGCACCAGCAGTGGCGCATTGTGGCGTGG is part of the uncultured Erythrobacter sp. genome and encodes:
- the dksA gene encoding RNA polymerase-binding protein DksA, giving the protein MPISASDDIDVLEKAKRLLAPDYVPSEDEEYMNERQQTYFRMLLLEWKRSIHSAAGQTLQSLQDGPIREADLTDRASSETDWGIELRTRDRQRKLVAKIDSALRRIDSGDYGYCEVTGDPIGLRRLIARPVATMTVEAQEAHERREKISRDD